The genomic DNA aagaacagaagaccctggtgaagaacctagtgtatcaaggctaatttttcaccacgaagacatcaagactaagtacccagagcttatatgcataggaagctaccctccagcaatgaaatcccatgtcgttcctttcgagctcgcagataaaacagtggttcgtagaaccccctataatatgtccagagataaaaaggtgtggctgaaaaaggagttgcaagaaatgttagacgcaggtatcatccggccttctgtatccccatttgcttctcctatcgctattgcacctaaagaagacgggacattccgcctctgcacagactaccgggctctcaatcgtcaaactgaattgataccttatccaatgccgagaatcgacgacatcattgacgaaaccggtggttgccattggttttcacgaatagatccctgcaagggcttttggcagattccactaagtgaagaaacgaagaagtacaccgcgttcataaccccatttgacttgtttgagtacaaccgcctaccatttggttggaaaaactcccctgcgtggtttcagaagattatgacggacattctgaaaccttacctgggcacattttgcaatgtgtacatcgacgacatcatcatctactcaaagacaaaggacgaacaccgtagtcatctttcaaaagttcttcatgccctcagtcttgcccaactcaaagtcaacttcaagaaaagtgcgttctttcaagataccgtagtatttcttggcagggtgtttgatggacagactaaaagcaccaagcaagaatcggtagagagaatctccaagctggtaaagccttatgatgtgcactccctgcgcgtttttcttggccttgcaggacacttccgggcgtttatcaaagactacgcactgagaacaaggtgcctcacacgtttaactcagaaagacgtgccttttcattgggacgagaagtgcgaagctgtctatcgtgagcttgtaaaactaatatcgtcggaccccatcttgcgaataccggatttttccttgcctttcgtgctgaacacggacgcatcacattatgctaccggtgcagttctataccagaagccatccaaacaagctgatcaaaccaaacactacgtcgtggggtactacagctataccctgaaacccgccgaaatcaattactgtaccacagaaaaggaagctctggccgtcttaaaaactgtgcagtactttcgtacttacctggaaggtgccaaattcatacttttcacggaccatcaagcattgactcaacttctgagcatggcccagccaagaggccgcattgctagatgggtgaactatctgcaacaatttgatttcgtaatttcgcaccgtcctggcccactcctcactgacgctgacgcactatcaagattacttgtacaggaatcaagcaataattcagatacaatcaatcatattaagctatgggaaggtacagaagagctccagtttatcaatggaaagtatcacgtaccaccaactatgattccaaggattcttcatctataccacgacacccctgaatcgggtggacatgatggcttctggcgcacttataagaaattgctcatgagattcacatggccgggcatgaaaaacgacatcagccattacatccgcacatgccacctctgccaggtgaacaaagttaaattcaagcaatcgacagacgttatgacaaaccctgaatattcaagcatcccgttcgaagtaattcatttggacttcgcggagctcaaaaagaagggggaaggagtcaagcgaacgcaagctttcttgctctccatagatgagtgcacacggacgattgcggctaaagctggcaaagaagacgcaaacagcgtaatagacctcctcaaagctgagtgttttaaacacacaaagacgctcgtctgcgacaacgggccggcttttcggagtgccaaattatcaaagtgggcccaggagcacggcatcatgataaagtattcttctccataccacccggcagcaaacggcctagcggaacgtgccatacgagacatcaaacagtatctgaagatgtatccagactttgctggtggctggaagtgctgtctcgaggccgctgtgaagcatcacaacagatcatacaccacgagtttaggctgcagccctcattttgtaacttcaggtacagcgcccatacttcctgcagatcgtgagctaggtctcctagagaacctcgaacttgcggaagtaaggaaaactgtcaaagaacaggagatctacaagcgccgcatgaagcgaaactttgataaaaggcacagtagcgagataccggacatacagcctggagactatgtccttgtaaggaaaggagctgtgccctcaaattcaaaatattacggaccatttcaagttattaagactgcatgccagcatggaatattgaagaatgtctggtacaccggagcctcgggccaaacggagtgcgccgctattggaaacgtattcaagtattaccccaggaggtgtaattaaaagaaatcaggaagagtgaagcggtctgcgctggacgcatgaaagaagacgaaggaaggtgctaggggagaagtgagaaggaagaagttggaataaaatggcggacgacacccgtctcacttagatgatgtcatttctgttgccgttctagttaggaacgctacacatgttaaggcaacgaacacgtagccatgagagtttttcgaaacggtgcagtagtagtggagctacgtgttttATTATcaaaaagtagtccccgctcattttactctttcatctggtacacgccatctggatagtatcgtcttttcctcgcctagtacacctccaaatgttacgggacaggccatcaccaacgagctctgttgctgctgcgcaggcccgtcgtcctgcgaggggtggcgctaatgacctcgccaatacaatggaactgtatggtgactctagttgaagagcctcatagggagacccttctgttggcgtttctgttctttgcccccattggctgcccacaatggcatcgcgagcaacgcgacgaggaaggagtgtgtatttgcttgcaggccttgccggcagtcgtacactttcgttcgaccaatcgacagcaccggaaactggtgaatcatcagagacagcctggtgctgtcaggacaaactggggggtgcaggataggtccagagaggcgcacggagtcgttttcttcatattgtggtgctcccacagtgctacgcactgtggcgtttggcatcgtcagttgtgacggcattctgattttgatgcgcgtgtttacttgaaatgttcaaaaaatgtcgagaagtggtttaggggccctttaagccaccctgagcaattattccttcagatatatctaaacatactttagtgatgatgcataataaagtgatctagtctggctcgtcagtgttttaaaatttttggtattgagagacatgtttcccgtgcctcttgagtatctcttctgaggcttaactgtaatgtacacacacaattgtgtaactcctcctgcaagtattattcattaagcctggtcactgatgtgcaaagcttgtggttaagttttgatgtccgtactttttagagctatgtttattaattcacgctgttattggttcttcgatgcaggagacaatgcctacgaaattattggccctgatgacgagagccctcaaggggcaaacgacatctctgttgcagaagtgagcccgataccacctgaagttaccatgacaggtggcacggcagcaatagatacagagacggccatgtctactgcagctgcaacagtgtacgaggcaagcagcagtgtgtcagcatcagcagcagtgtcagaaggaactgCACCaagcctggtagagcaacatgtgtgctatcactgtgacttttttgtagtgcatacaactcatttgctcaacatacgaaagcttttcaccacgactgtgagccattgttcttgtgcagcaagtgcaaagtgtgcaacaagcatcactttaagatatgaaaacatattacagttgctgcctccccagccagcccacatagcgacaacaatgtggaacacatggtgggacacacctcttccccattagaagatagtagagactgtcagtgttgttgttagattaactggtctttgtaggcaactagaaggacaacacaggtgtcataagattgttgtttatgttgttgttgaagaggtaaaaaagaagtttgatgcagctgaagtgccaactgatattgagcaaatcgaGAACAAGCACCTGaaaaagcaacactatcgaaatttgggtatctgtgtgccgccaactctggtaaggatggcataggacagaagtgtgatgaaaatcacatagacactgctgttccatcactggtcacagtgagcagtgacttgtagggcaagagagtcaactgaaatgaacattatggcatagtgtcatgctcccatgtgaccactttccatggtattttgcatgatacagctcaacctccagaagcgagactgcaacttgtctgtaaaaagctttcacaaaaaattataacactattaacacagcagtatcttctttttttgtgggttcgaggttcccgggtgtccattaatgcaaaaattgtggaaaaaaagaacatgtgtcgtacttgcACCTTTTTAACAcgtacgagggggacagaacttttctagtcatgcatcttcatcatactatcaagtttttaaatgccttttataattattattaccagttatatctgagtgcattgtatgcatttagcaggtgtaaaatcaggtcagttggatcagatgccttatctgcaagggagccctatattcaagaaatttgaattaatatAGGTATGTTAGAGACGCAGTCtatcagcactttattgcgtgtggtttaagcattgctcaatacttttgtggatggcagtttcaaccggcacagcactgcgctttgtcacggtcatGTATCTTCAAAGcagtgtttaccatttgtgttgatctgtttgtgtattcatagagcaagttcttaatttatttttttccgcattcttgtgcttgcactaagcttggataaggcaggtacaaaatgggcgtcactataacgaactgttctgttgagcttacacttgcaaataatagtgttcagatggccgcacttctatgcaggtgcaccgatagctttgtgtatgttctcatgtttgtataaagcttatataagctagttacaaaatgtatgtcactaaacattgtgatattctttaaagaactgcttggttggttttacacttgtgaattagtattgaggcggtggtatttccatgtaggcccactgctagctttctgtgtgctcacgtgttcgtattaagcttttacaagggagttacagcatgtacgtcactaagcgctgtgatatttttaaagaactgctttgttggttttacacctgtgagtaatagtactcgggtggcactagtcatgtgtaggtacacagggaccatttgtatacattatgctcatgtaaagcagttacaaagtgtatgtcactaatcactgtgatatttgttgaagaattgctgtgatggttttacacttgtgaataatagtggtcaggatacagtacttgcgatgtatagttgaatttatacagttacaagacatgggctgtatacgtaccaaaagaaatgtatgtcattatattgttgtgattattactttttgtttttttttaaactctaataacattttttcttgtatctattgaggtatggcaatttgtcatgcaaccaaactgaggacctgaacttgtgcatacaaataaacagctaatttaagagtatactgctcatattctgcgaaaccagtttaacaaatcttgtactacaatgctgaaaaaatgacagagctgacagggatgtacagaaagagttctgcactggctgaaggactgccccacactggagttggtaatgttgcgtttattggagtagaacagtaagtgagcttctgttaaaaatgtgacagtcaatgcagaaacataaggcagacgagcagatgtggcacatttttttcagggccctccatgcctactactgcatttctagtcttcctgtgctcttcgtataagcccctgttcagccaaggtttttactccatgacagttgttcaactgggttcgtagcaatattgaagaaaaaaatgcaatggttttcaagaactttcgaggccccgacacagtaacttcaaggacctcgtgcgatttgtttagtagtttggacaggcaataacttgttcaacaacatcgttaattttaatgcaaacaaaagaatacaaaacaaatcgcaatTCACTGATGTCCAaaatttgaaagactgctaatttgcctttcaccgcccatcactaaatgcacacaaggaagcatttcaagaaagcgctcagtTTTTCTGcgatagcacaattaactacttggacctgcaacatttgcagtttttgaatactgtttggtttgacagtgtatgggatgtcatctgttgcctcagcttttcaccaccaaataagcaatagtcatttgtaatttccttttattgtgtctgtagctctcaatttactcatcacggcttttctttgaatgcctcaactgttgagcttcctgcttctgctcctccaagtacatttgtcgccggttccatgtgcctaaaactggtatctgcagctcctttgtaatttcaactttaaggatgtcgctttccttctatatgcgaagagtgtcacagaagggaaaaaataacacttggcaatgtctgctatgtctagccaagtgtacaaatttaaggactttccagtacttctaaaaattccagggttttcaatgccttgaaaatggcattttagaaataaagggttttcaaggatcgctacaaacgctggtttctagcacctaaataattttacaagcttaatttggcatggagttcggaaattcatgctttttagctaacgctgcacaatctctgtacattgaagccacgagagcgcaaccattttggagtaaagaaaaatactgaaagcttttaataccactctttctatggagcttcgtattgcctagttaggtttacgaatgtgcctggttttggcgggcgtttcttcgacattttctgtgagaagtagatgactaacccccgtgttcagaaatgtatattaatacaaagctcatgcttgactttatataaacgacgcctggtgcgaacgtcccccatggacgctcactgcctttcttttggtgcgttcacgacttgcgtcatttagatcaagtgaAGCATgtgcttcaagttatgatgcatttctgaatatgggggtaagcgtgcgcaattccgggcagcGCATTGTGCCATtcacactgagaggaaacggggaaaacaaagttaacgccctatgctcctaaactttcgcctacctgtggtgtgcctgtatcgtggaagaaaaaacagcgcaaacaccaggacgaaaaaaagcatcaaccacaccagcgcttcgtggtgttgtccatgtttttgcgtcgtccttgtgttgcgctgtttcttctaaaatgctcaaccaactagccggcaagtctatcctgtgcatatatattgaacacacgtatgaatgtagatggtctgcgaagcttttagaacgagcactgccacaggatacgagcagtgcacgcgtaacaagtggacacattagtcatttaaacatgcgtgccaatgcatgtgacgcggctatcggcataagcagtctccaaatgctggaatacatgctcttcaaaacgctaacgatccgctgctaatgcaggacaacagctcacagcggactgaaccaaactctaaactaatgcacttgaaaagaacgcctacacggcagcgtgaggcacgtcgaaatgcctggtactggcgtcgcagttgaccacatacgaatggaactggcggaaaaaataaacagaaatgctcaccagtacacgcgcgacttaaattcacatacgtggatggttggcacgatactttgtacccgcgtattttcggagaacatataatgcatgaactggaaaagcactcgatcgtgagctgaacggcacatttgttattttcctggggtgacgacaagccgtgaatagttctcacgtcgtcgtctacgttgtattcctccgttagtcgtagcaaggaatggaaatgatgcaaacgcaaacgtattccagtacacaacagcacagcacactgcagagaaactccacccactgcagcagattcctcaaatacatttgttgtgTATATAagatctaaaacaacacgactgagcgtggtggctctgtggtgtaatggttaggatgtgtgctttgaattgtatagatgccgagtgtacgcgggttcgaatccacgtgatgtatagagcaatatGGTTATCCAGgtaagtgtgtgattccctcgactactgtgttctaattagactatgtgtctcctgattgtgaaatatgcgaagatatttgcggatTGAATGTGCGttggcttttttttctccgcaatGGCGTTCGGGagacgcataggccgattccgagcagtcacgactcatggtaggcagcaaatagccaggaaaaatgactttaaaatcctgcgtaacattgctcacgcctattctgaaggccgcttgggaTTGGGCCACTGaatctgaggagccgcctagggaacggtgtatcagcgaccctaatttgatctgatttcctgcctgcatgcgtggccaggacttcgctaagagggtattgggaagagtactagcactctgtttgggggagtagaagtactcggtctggtggagtgccattacccctacggtgagagtattaccactctgcggaagagtactagcactccctgtgggaagagtattatcactctgcagaagagtactagcaatcccttgcggtggagtaacaaaactctgtcaacaggagttgacctactctctctcaaagagggtcgatctactctcgaaaagagagtgaaatatgggacaagccgctactccctcaaagggagtgcccggcactctcttagtttttagagtgtatagtGACTCGCAGCAGAGCGCGTGCGCAGCAGTCTCTCTCTCCGACTTCGCAATAGGTCCAAAAATGTATCCACGTATTTATTTAAGATAAAGTGTGCGGCCCCGGTGCGTCACTGCTGTGCACAACCGACTCTCATAAACACCATGAGTAATGCAGTACGAAATGCAAGTGCgcgacataattcagaaagactgaTGAAACTGCTGGACTAATACAGTGAACCGCTCATTGCACCCTTCCGTGGTGGCGATCATGCGAAGCCCAATGTGCGGCATTGCAAATAAGCACtatgataaacccaagccaaacgtgtgcgtaacctcatCGAGGAACCTAATGACGTAACCAATAATCGAGAGAGTTCAATAAATCTTCGGAATTAACTAGTGATAAACATCGGGgacgcacatttcagcttcgctggtttatcCTCTGTACGGAGTGCAtgggtggtgttttttttttcgagcagcgTCTGCGTAAATGTACGATTTCTTCCTCTGCTTCCGAAATGTTTAGGCTCATGTCGCCGCCATCAGAGGCAATCTTGCGCATTCTCGATGCACATGCCGTGGAAACTTCCAAGCACGCAACCTGTGGTATAAAGCTCTGTGGTTAAACTTGggattaaaaaaaatctgaaaattGCACCTAAATGAGCCatcaagagagaaaaaacatAGTTTCGAGGTTAGGGCGTCCAAATCCCGGCTACTTCAGTGGCCACGGAGGGGGTCCAAGCTGAATCTTACAATAACTTTTCAGTAAATGCGAACGCTATAGGGTATAGCCCAGAAAGTCGGAATGTTAGACACAAACTTACTCCGTTAACTTCTCTGTTTTTCTGTTGTACCAGAACTGAGCTTTACCGAGATGTTGGCCTAACTATCATACTGTACTGAAGAAGAATGAGGAGTAGGCACTGCttagagaaagacgacgacaacgagtgGTTGGAAGCTttgtgcctgtgttgccgaagctctgtgtcctctcgctgtggtgctctgctatctgagcgtttTAGCAATTGAACTATAACGCCTCTTGACAACACCAATTTACTGTCCTGCAGTAATAGTTTGGCTGCAGTGAAGAGACTGGAGCAAGCAGAAGTGGGGCACGCGAGCGTAGGTCACGACAAGTAGGCACCGAACTGTTTTTCGCCTACCGTTCGCCGTCGATAAATCCTCTCATAAAAGTGGTGGGGCTGCGGGGTAATTTTCTAGCCTGGAACTTCGAAGCTGGACGTTTCTCACTGCCCCGACAATGCCTGACGAAGCCACCCAGAGACGTACGGACCAATCTCCCTCGCCCATTGTGTTCGGTGTGTTGAACCAGCGCGATCCCGCTTACTTTAGCGGCAGCGATCACGTAGAACATGGGCTGTCGTCGTTTGGAAGGGAGAGCGCGCACAGGTGGGACGACGCTAAGAAACTTCACAATGTCCTGTTCTGCCTTACAAACGTCGCAATGCTGTGGTTTCGTAACCACGAGTCTTGTTTTGTTACTTGGACTGTTTACAGGACGTGTTTCGAAGAGCTGTTTGGCCGCGTCTCACTGCGCACGCTCCGCCGACGTGCGTAGCAGGAGGGCGAAAATTTTATGGCCTATATTAAAGACGCTGAAAAGAAAattgtacaatcattgcattgtaCCGGcgttaacatatggggcagacactTGTACGTTTAACAAACACGCTCACAAAAAAGTTACATAAGGCAGACCGGTAGATGCCTCAATGACAGATTAAGACAGCATAGGCAAAAGCTGAACTCTTATCAAgacaggcatgtttcagtgcaaTGTGAAGTTATGGGTGTGAACCAGTGTTTAACGATTGTTTCATCATGTTTATAAATACTGATAAGGACACGCGGGAAATGATCGAAGAAAGCTTTATTGTAAAAGAGGGTGGTAACGGCGTCAGCGCCCTGTGGATTACTCCGAGCTCAAGAGAAACTGCCTATGTGGAAAGTGCTGGTCTGCACGAGCGATAATTTCTCGTTTATATCCGTTTTTCCAACAGGAGTGCGATTCCTTCCTAAAATTACATCAGTTGATAGGTAAcacacgtcctgtcgtcttttctGTCCGTGTCAATTCAGCGCCTGGGAGCTGAGCACGTAAAGAAaaagcttctttcttttcttttctccccgcgttcccactctcccgctctggtcccctcgtcttgggaacgaagctcacagacgtcggacgacagcgctcgcTACCTCAAAGGTCTCCCTTTAAAACCAGCcaccagcgacaacacccgcacgtgacggcACTGCAATAACCCTTTATAAccaacatgccgaggatgacgaggccgcctttgacgaagataggtcttcctatggaaacgttggccagcctttctgaggcaccttatccctgtttgcaCACTTTATACTAAAGTAAAGAAGATGTATGACTTGTAATGCGTGTTGGTGTGGTTATTGTATTTACAAAACCTGCATACTGGAGGCACGTGTTCAGTTGAAACGATGAGTTACTCTGTTTAAGTACATCTGTATTAAGATCACCGCCATACACAAGAATCAAATTGTTCATGCTTACATAATGTAGGAATGGTCCAAAGAAATCTAGAAAGGTGACAACATTGCCGCTCGGTGGGCGATACACCAGAGATATTATCCTCTTTTTACTCTTTACAGTGAGTATTTTGTAGTCATCTGTTACTCTCGTATAGTCTGGTAATAATTCATGTTTTGCATAGCTTTCATCAAAAAGTGCAACACCACCGCCTTTTTTGCTGGGCCTATTAATAAAAAAGCGGTGATAACCTTGTAAAGTGAGCATAGCACAGTTACTGTAGTACCATGTTTCCGATATCATGATCACATTAAACTTAAAAGTAAATTGTGTCAAAAAAATGGATGATATCGTCACTCTTGTCGCATGCTGAGCGCGCATTAAGATGCAAAACAGCCGTGGCCGATGCATCCTGCTCAGCAATGAGACGCAGGAGAGCAAGCTCTTGATAAGCCATTTTGACGATGGTGAGCAGCCATAGTTGCGCCGTGCACAAATTCGTGCTACTCCCTCACTTTACACCTGCGGCTGCTTCGACGTTATTTTCTCGACGTCACT from Dermacentor albipictus isolate Rhodes 1998 colony chromosome 7, USDA_Dalb.pri_finalv2, whole genome shotgun sequence includes the following:
- the LOC135917215 gene encoding uncharacterized protein, whose protein sequence is MPKNRNTLAYNLDKKTRTTQDVHFSAPSQLPEVTRTQATSGTRLYHCSAVEIASTSGFATAVSQHVGDNAYEIIGPDDESPQGANDISVAEVSPIPPEVTMTGGTAAIDTETAMSTAAATVYEASSSVSASAAVSEGTAPSLVEQHVCYHCDFFVVHTTHLLNIRKLFTTTVSHCSCAASAKCATSITLRYENILQLLPPQPAHIATTMWNTWWDTPLPH